The proteins below come from a single Prolixibacter sp. NT017 genomic window:
- a CDS encoding beta-N-acetylhexosaminidase has product MMKNLLFLVLVWTVATVNGQTNSLNLIPEPVDVVPADGFYALTPGSSVSYNADDAKHVANMLVSKLNTPTGFDLKEEKGSNGTIQFNLNKKADKTLGDEGYTLNVTPKDIVISANKPAGLFYGMQTLLQLFPKEIESKVKTNADWNVPAVSITDYPRFAWRGLMLDVSRHFFTKKEVEEYIDQMARFKYNTFHWHLTDDNGWRIEIKSLPKLTEVGAWRVKRYGHFGDREAPKPGEKATEGGFYTQDDIRDIIQYAKDRYVTIIPEIDVPGHSMAAIASYPELSCTKDTSVKVNPGSSFAKWYDDGTFKMFVDNTLDPANEDVYKFLDKVFTEVAELFPNQYIHVGGDECYKGFWEKDPGCQALMKKLKTTDVEKLQGYFMNRVEKILESKGKRLLGWDEILEGGITPNATVMSWRGMKGGIEAAKMGHEVVMTPTTYAYLDYCQGDPTVDPPIYANLRVSKAYSFEPVPDGVDPKYILGGQGNLWTEQTPTFRYVDYMTYPRAWALSEVFWSPKSAKNWNDFARRMENQFSRSDVAEVNYSKAVYDAEITTQKENGKLMLVMSTEIPDLIIYYTIDDTMPDNFCPKYTGPVELPNGPITLRVVTYRNEKPIGHLITLKRKQLEERAGK; this is encoded by the coding sequence ATGATGAAAAACTTGCTTTTCCTGGTGCTTGTCTGGACTGTTGCGACGGTCAACGGACAGACTAACAGTCTGAACCTGATCCCGGAACCGGTTGACGTGGTTCCTGCGGACGGATTTTATGCCCTAACACCCGGCTCTTCCGTTTCCTACAATGCCGATGATGCAAAACATGTAGCCAACATGTTGGTATCAAAACTAAACACTCCAACCGGTTTCGACCTGAAAGAAGAAAAAGGCAGCAATGGGACGATCCAATTCAATCTGAACAAAAAAGCAGATAAAACATTGGGTGATGAAGGTTACACTTTGAATGTAACCCCTAAAGATATAGTCATTTCCGCCAATAAACCGGCCGGACTGTTCTATGGAATGCAAACCCTGCTGCAACTCTTCCCGAAAGAAATTGAAAGCAAAGTAAAAACAAATGCCGACTGGAATGTTCCAGCTGTTTCTATCACCGACTACCCACGGTTTGCCTGGCGTGGTTTAATGCTCGATGTCAGCCGTCATTTCTTTACCAAGAAAGAAGTCGAAGAATACATCGACCAGATGGCCCGGTTCAAATACAACACGTTCCACTGGCACCTGACCGATGACAACGGATGGCGAATCGAAATCAAATCGCTGCCCAAACTCACCGAAGTGGGTGCTTGGCGGGTAAAACGTTACGGACACTTCGGCGATCGTGAAGCGCCCAAACCCGGAGAAAAAGCAACCGAAGGCGGTTTTTATACCCAGGATGACATCCGTGACATCATCCAATATGCCAAAGACCGCTACGTAACCATTATTCCGGAAATAGATGTCCCCGGCCACAGTATGGCGGCCATTGCTTCCTACCCGGAACTTTCTTGTACAAAAGACACCAGTGTTAAAGTAAATCCGGGCTCAAGTTTTGCCAAATGGTACGATGACGGAACGTTCAAAATGTTTGTCGACAATACATTGGACCCGGCAAACGAAGATGTTTACAAATTCCTGGACAAAGTTTTCACCGAAGTAGCTGAACTCTTTCCCAATCAATACATTCATGTTGGCGGCGACGAGTGTTATAAGGGTTTTTGGGAGAAAGATCCGGGCTGTCAGGCACTCATGAAAAAGCTGAAGACTACCGATGTGGAAAAACTTCAGGGGTATTTCATGAACCGTGTGGAGAAAATCCTCGAATCGAAAGGAAAACGTCTGTTAGGTTGGGACGAAATCCTCGAAGGCGGAATTACCCCCAATGCTACCGTAATGAGCTGGCGTGGAATGAAAGGCGGCATCGAAGCAGCCAAAATGGGACACGAAGTGGTGATGACTCCTACCACCTACGCCTATCTTGATTACTGCCAGGGAGACCCAACCGTTGACCCGCCCATTTACGCCAATCTGCGTGTATCGAAAGCTTACAGCTTCGAGCCGGTGCCGGATGGCGTCGATCCCAAGTATATTCTTGGAGGGCAAGGTAATTTGTGGACAGAACAAACCCCGACCTTCCGGTATGTGGATTACATGACATACCCTCGTGCCTGGGCATTATCTGAAGTTTTTTGGTCTCCCAAATCAGCCAAAAACTGGAACGATTTTGCCCGACGTATGGAGAACCAGTTTTCGCGTTCCGATGTTGCTGAAGTGAATTATTCCAAAGCGGTTTATGATGCTGAAATCACCACCCAAAAAGAAAACGGCAAATTGATGTTGGTAATGAGCACTGAAATACCGGACCTGATAATTTACTACACCATCGACGATACCATGCCTGACAATTTCTGTCCGAAATATACCGGTCCCGTTGAACTACCGAATGGCCCAATTACTTTGCGGGTAGTCACCTACCGGAACGAAAAACCCATCGGTCATCTCATCACACTGAAGAGAAAACAGTTGGAAGAACGTGCCGGAAAATAA
- a CDS encoding undecaprenyl-diphosphate phosphatase, whose protein sequence is MTDIIKSIILGIIEGITEFLPISSTGHLIIANQFVTFEESFTNMFDVVIQLGAILSVIYYFRKEIIPKSLNISENKRIFDIWFRAVAGVVPALILGAAFGSYLEEKLFNPVVVSTMLIIGGLVLIFIDRKDRPSRFHDVATMDYKTVLLIGLIQCMAMIPGTSRSAATIIGAMLLGADRKTAAEFSFFLAIPTMIAASGYSLLKHHASLNSHDLLVLGVGFVVSFIVALLVIAFLMNFIRKHTFQSFGYYRIVLGVVILAWIFLW, encoded by the coding sequence ATGACAGATATTATTAAATCCATTATCCTCGGAATCATTGAAGGGATTACCGAATTTCTGCCAATCTCGTCTACCGGGCATCTCATTATTGCGAATCAGTTCGTAACATTCGAGGAGAGTTTCACCAACATGTTCGATGTGGTGATTCAGTTGGGTGCCATCCTCTCAGTTATCTACTATTTCCGGAAGGAGATTATTCCCAAAAGCCTTAATATATCAGAGAACAAACGCATTTTTGATATTTGGTTCCGGGCTGTTGCCGGCGTGGTGCCAGCCCTGATTTTGGGTGCCGCATTTGGTTCCTACCTCGAAGAAAAGTTGTTCAATCCGGTTGTGGTTTCAACGATGCTGATTATTGGAGGTCTTGTCCTGATTTTTATTGACCGGAAAGACCGGCCTTCCCGTTTTCATGATGTCGCTACGATGGATTACAAAACGGTTTTGCTCATTGGTTTGATTCAGTGTATGGCCATGATTCCCGGAACATCCCGTTCGGCGGCCACCATCATTGGTGCCATGTTGCTGGGAGCTGACCGGAAAACGGCAGCTGAGTTCTCTTTTTTCCTGGCCATCCCGACCATGATTGCTGCGTCCGGTTACTCGTTGCTGAAGCATCATGCTTCGTTAAATAGCCACGACTTGCTTGTGTTGGGAGTTGGTTTTGTCGTTTCCTTTATTGTGGCATTGCTGGTCATCGCTTTCCTGATGAACTTTATTCGGAAACACACTTTCCAGAGTTTCGGTTACTACCGGATTGTGCTCGGAGTAGTCATCCTGGCCTGGATTTTTCTCTGGTAA